The following are from one region of the Actinopolyspora halophila DSM 43834 genome:
- a CDS encoding cold shock domain-containing protein encodes MPTGRVKWYDANKGFGFVTQDGGEDVYVRASALPSGVEALKTGQRVDFDMAQGRRGPQALRVQLLDPPPSVVEARRRPADELHGMVDDMIKLLESSVLPELNKGRYPDKKVAKRVGGVVRAVARELDPGGS; translated from the coding sequence GTGCCGACCGGCAGGGTCAAGTGGTACGACGCGAATAAGGGCTTCGGCTTCGTGACCCAGGACGGTGGGGAGGACGTGTACGTGCGGGCCTCCGCGCTGCCGTCCGGGGTTGAGGCGCTCAAAACGGGGCAGCGTGTCGATTTCGACATGGCCCAGGGGCGTCGCGGTCCACAGGCGCTGCGTGTCCAGTTGTTGGACCCACCGCCCTCGGTGGTGGAAGCCCGTCGACGCCCTGCCGACGAGCTGCACGGCATGGTCGACGACATGATCAAGCTGCTCGAGTCCAGTGTGCTTCCCGAGTTGAACAAGGGGCGCTATCCGGACAAGAAGGTGGCGAAGCGGGTCGGCGGCGTGGTGCGCGCTGTCGCGCGCGAGCTCGATCCGGGCGGTTCCTGA
- a CDS encoding DUF2771 family protein, translating into MRRGLTALLALTGILLTGCGATQDERPQVTFYSHGESVRVSPVRYCEPLAQECAEPRPDAVRHLTTPADSTTQISVSEDIQATPWQVVFRYRTASGEQRQGRSKVFSPEERFAYTLDLSEPGARLEQVEVQRYTAVFVNELESRQFVIGGTWVLKGDRPDPEAS; encoded by the coding sequence GTGCGCCGAGGACTCACAGCACTGCTCGCCCTGACCGGAATCCTGCTCACCGGGTGTGGTGCCACCCAGGACGAACGACCGCAGGTGACCTTTTACTCGCACGGGGAGTCCGTGCGGGTCTCACCGGTTCGCTACTGCGAGCCGCTCGCGCAGGAGTGCGCCGAACCACGGCCGGACGCGGTGCGACATCTCACCACCCCCGCCGACTCCACGACGCAGATCTCGGTCTCCGAGGACATACAGGCCACACCGTGGCAGGTGGTGTTCAGGTACCGCACCGCTTCGGGGGAGCAGCGGCAGGGCCGCAGCAAGGTCTTCTCGCCCGAGGAACGCTTCGCCTACACGCTCGACCTGTCCGAACCGGGCGCACGGCTCGAACAGGTCGAGGTACAGCGTTACACGGCCGTGTTCGTGAACGAGCTGGAAAGCAGGCAGTTCGTGATCGGTGGGACCTGGGTCCTGAAAGGTGACCGTCCCGACCCCGAGGCGAGCTGA
- a CDS encoding glutaminyl-peptide cyclotransferase codes for MRRRRRTRLLVTCLVPLAILGTARCGTSQQPQQHGNRGSDQSEQGLWHGGSVPHLRADVIHVLPHDPSLFTQGLETNSGTLYESTGKHGESVLRAVDLTNGTELERVELPSRFFGEGITVVGDRIWQLSWKSGTAFLRDRTTLREKRRADYDGEGWGLCSSDGRLVMSDGSEELTFRDPDTFAERGGVTVRLDGEPVEEINELECVDGSVWANVWQTDRIVRIDPTSGRVTAVVNASGLLDESAESGAGVLNGIAATDAGGEFLLTGKYWPKMFRVRFVPE; via the coding sequence GTGCGCCGACGGAGAAGGACGCGGCTGCTCGTCACCTGCCTCGTGCCGCTGGCGATCCTGGGAACCGCTCGATGCGGAACGTCGCAACAACCACAACAGCACGGCAACCGAGGCAGCGATCAGAGCGAACAAGGCTTGTGGCACGGGGGCAGCGTGCCACACCTGCGCGCCGATGTGATCCACGTTCTGCCGCATGATCCGTCCTTGTTCACCCAGGGTCTTGAAACGAACTCGGGAACACTCTACGAAAGCACCGGTAAGCACGGTGAATCGGTTCTGCGCGCCGTCGACTTGACAAACGGCACGGAGCTCGAACGGGTCGAGCTGCCGAGCCGGTTCTTCGGCGAGGGGATCACCGTCGTCGGGGATCGGATCTGGCAGCTGAGCTGGAAGTCCGGGACGGCCTTCCTGCGCGACCGTACGACCCTGCGGGAGAAGCGTCGAGCGGACTACGACGGGGAGGGCTGGGGGCTCTGCTCCTCCGACGGGCGGCTGGTGATGAGCGACGGATCGGAGGAGCTGACCTTCCGGGATCCGGACACCTTCGCCGAGCGCGGAGGGGTGACGGTCCGCCTGGACGGGGAACCGGTCGAGGAGATCAACGAGTTGGAGTGCGTGGACGGCTCGGTGTGGGCCAACGTGTGGCAGACCGACCGGATCGTGCGAATCGACCCCACCTCGGGACGGGTGACTGCCGTGGTGAACGCGAGCGGACTGCTCGACGAGAGCGCGGAGTCCGGCGCGGGAGTGCTCAACGGGATAGCCGCCACCGACGCGGGGGGCGAGTTCCTGCTCACCGGCAAGTACTGGCCGAAGATGTTCCGCGTACGGTTCGTCCCCGAATGA
- a CDS encoding DUF3027 domain-containing protein produces the protein MPAPISDVETASEPSNAAGGERRPDPRLAEAVDIARSAAEEEAAAGSDPNASPVLAMETQGAAVGEHVGVEHESDTAATHYFETTYHGYVGWRWAVTVASPGEGYPVTVSEVVLLPGAQALVAPDWVPWSERIRPGDLGAGDLLPSEQDDPRLAPGTLPGDDSVSEFAYEVDGGRERVLSRQGRLEAADRWQQGEFGPDSETARLAPGPCGSCGFFLPLSGSMRAAFGVCANSVSPADGRVVHVEFGCGAHSEAEVDTSSTIPVADVVYDDTTIDFESRDAD, from the coding sequence ATGCCTGCTCCGATCAGCGACGTCGAGACGGCGTCAGAGCCAAGCAACGCTGCCGGAGGCGAGCGGCGACCCGATCCGAGACTCGCCGAGGCGGTGGACATCGCGCGTTCCGCCGCTGAGGAGGAAGCCGCCGCCGGTAGCGACCCGAACGCCTCGCCGGTGCTCGCGATGGAGACGCAGGGGGCGGCTGTCGGCGAGCACGTCGGTGTCGAGCACGAGTCCGACACGGCCGCCACGCACTACTTCGAGACGACTTATCACGGTTATGTCGGGTGGCGTTGGGCGGTCACCGTGGCTTCTCCCGGCGAGGGGTATCCGGTGACGGTCAGCGAGGTGGTCCTGCTCCCCGGGGCGCAGGCCCTCGTGGCGCCCGACTGGGTTCCCTGGAGCGAGCGAATCCGTCCGGGTGATCTGGGGGCGGGGGACCTGCTGCCGAGCGAGCAGGACGACCCCCGACTGGCCCCGGGAACGCTGCCCGGCGACGACTCGGTGTCCGAGTTCGCCTACGAGGTGGACGGTGGCCGGGAACGGGTGCTCAGCAGGCAGGGGCGCCTGGAAGCGGCCGACCGGTGGCAGCAGGGCGAGTTCGGACCCGATTCCGAGACCGCCCGGCTCGCTCCGGGGCCGTGTGGGAGCTGTGGTTTCTTCCTGCCGCTGTCCGGCTCGATGCGGGCGGCCTTCGGCGTGTGCGCCAACTCGGTCTCACCCGCCGACGGGCGGGTGGTTCACGTCGAGTTCGGCTGTGGGGCGCATTCCGAGGCGGAGGTGGACACGTCCTCGACGATTCCCGTGGCCGACGTCGTCTACGACGACACCACGATCGACTTCGAGTCCAGGGACGCCGACTGA
- a CDS encoding cupin domain-containing protein: MGPLVTMSFAEPTEVREFPHGRLELFDLHGSAVGRFVLEPGWHWAEDVAPLTGASSCQQRHVGYVLTGNLQVMMDEGTHGVIKAGEMLHIEPGHDARTLGRDTVTLIDFSDVATYAVDTATLRAAR; the protein is encoded by the coding sequence ATGGGACCACTGGTGACGATGTCGTTCGCGGAACCCACGGAGGTCCGCGAGTTCCCACACGGCAGGCTCGAACTGTTCGACCTGCACGGTTCCGCCGTCGGAAGGTTCGTACTGGAACCGGGCTGGCACTGGGCCGAGGACGTCGCGCCGCTGACCGGGGCGAGCAGTTGCCAACAGCGTCATGTCGGATACGTGCTGACCGGCAACCTGCAAGTGATGATGGACGAAGGTACCCACGGGGTGATCAAGGCCGGGGAGATGCTGCACATCGAACCGGGTCACGATGCCCGAACGCTGGGCAGGGACACGGTGACACTCATCGACTTCTCCGACGTCGCCACTTACGCCGTGGACACCGCGACGCTGCGCGCCGCGCGCTGA